In Mangifera indica cultivar Alphonso chromosome 14, CATAS_Mindica_2.1, whole genome shotgun sequence, the DNA window CATGTCTTTGCACCATTGTAAACCGATGATTTAGTCGTTAGAATGATTAATCAAACTATACAAATCATCGAGTTTTAATCAGATTAATTCAATTGAAGaatctaatataattttcataaacatACTTGttaatctatataatttatacatataatatcagtctaatataatctttatttgtaattaagAAGTCtcattcaaatcgaattaaagtCTCACCTAAAGAAGATTAGCCATTGGGACAAAATGCACCCCACAATCTCAAGTCTCAACacaaaatctaattttgatGTTGACAATTCATCGAATATGGGCAAATGCTACCACTTGATccaattaaaaactttaaaggcCCCCAACTTTATGCATTGAAAGTGGCTTCAATAATTTGCATGTGAACCACAAAAAGAATTAATTacagaaatcaaataaaacaactCCCCATAGTCATCCTTTCACACTTTATATAATGACCCATTTGACCCcacaaattgaaaaagttaattcaaacatataaaaaattaaacaaaaattataataataaatataatatatatgatttaattcaataataaaaagaataaattaatcaacCACACACATGCATGCAACTTTTCAAAAGATGACTAGCCAAATGTAATGGATACAAGACCCTAATTTTTTCAACATGGCTGGGGGTTTTCTCGACTCGGATTAAGTCTCCTCAATGTTCCGGTCAATGGCAGGGTATTTAGTCCATGTCGGAGCTAGAGAATTTATGAGAAAATCCTCACAGTCTGGCTTTAAAAGAATCGAACATTAGACTTAGTCTACAAGTCGatgcttttcttatttttctttagggTATTTATTTCTTGTATCaagaaattcaataatattatattattatatgtggagaatttatataatttatttagttcaGTCATGTTCTTTGCCATAGCAGTTGGATCTTCCTAAGGAGAACTCTAAGCTTGGATTCTGCTGAACAACAAAACTGGCTTGAGAAAAAGTGCTTCCCTGCAtgcacccaaaaaaaaaaaccactgtCATGAAAAAGCACTTCTAGAGCTAATAATAAAACTCTGCTTAATCACTTCTTTCAAATGGTGGATTATTATAAAGGTTTCATATTCTTGTTCAAATCTTTTTTACGAGGAATCTCATTTGACAGAGCTCGACGACCAAGTCAATAAACTTTGAGGAGATTAAATCAACAATCTATTATTAGAGTCTTTCACTTTAATACgaacatataaaaaaacattaatgaGTTCACTCAAATCCATTTGTAGGAATGTGAAGTGGAACCAAAAACTTTTAACTCTACACTTAAGATTTCATGTTTTAACCAACTATTGTACCCATGCCCATGGTGAGTATTTTTCTTGTTCACAAACTGATATGCAAAACTAATTACAAGTAAATTTGTGATGTGAAATATACACAAAAATTGctatattcaacaaaaatctCACGTACGACGTATTAATGcctaaaaacaatattttatgtacaaatggTTAAGTATTAATGATATCAATAAAATGATATGAAATCATGTGgttgattaattttgaattataaataaaataaacaattgaattatttaatcacatgataatacatcaatttatttgtatccaTTAATACCCACTGTTTTGTATTTACGGTATTACCATAATACTTAATTTTGGcaaaattttcttgtattttaCCTTCATTTCTTTCACTTTTCTTTAAAGGCTAGATTTCATTCGAACCAAACTTGAACAAAGTCAAACTCAAGATATATTCAAATCCAAATGATGCTAATTCAAGatcaacttaaaattaataaattgagactcaaacttaatttgaaaataatttaactttaaatttgatctaagccggtttaaactcaaatattcaaattagcACATTTGATCCGTgttcaaatttgagctcaatcAACTCGAATCGAATTACATGAACAACTTTATAATCTGCtgtattttcaatatatataagaaagggGGTTACCTGAGATTGAAATCCAGGAGTTTGGCGCTCAGATATTCTAGTTTCTGATCTATGCTCATCCAGATTGCTTGAACTGTTCTGTAGCCATTCTTCTCTACTGCCATCAGAATCCACAAACTCATCAATTATTCATGAACATTAACTCGTTTGAAGATTAATGGGAATAAGAAGAATTCCAGCTGACTCAAACTGAAATGaaagttaaattgttttttagcAGAGTGAGAACCTCAACTTACCAATCTCGAGTCAATATCatacaaacttttttaaatttaagttgatttcAAATTAGATCTTATATTTTGTTCAGACTTAGCCTAAATCAATCAAAAGAAGATCATTATATCTGCCAGCattttcaaggaagaaaaactTCTTCATACATTCcttgtatattaattttagtgAGATTTCATGCGACATGGGGCGTCAAAATGTCCCTAagagattttaaatatttcaaattttttcttgtaatgttattcttttttatatgaTACTCATGAATTCAATCCAAACTGCTCAAACTCAGATTATATAAGTCaagttcaattaaaaaattaagctCGTTTTCATAAATAAACCAGGTTTGAACCTATTCTAATATTTGAGCTCGAATTAactctaatcaaatataaaaataaattattttcgaTCCATGTTTGAGCTTCAACTCGTGGTTGTCAATCTAAAACAATctcttttaaatttagattgatTTTCAATTGAGCTTTGTACATGCTCGGTTTAGATCTAATGCATCCTTAACGATAATTAGTAATTATCGAAGAGAGATATggagaaagattaccttgatggTTCATTTAAAGCTCCATTGTTATTGAATAAACAGTTATCATTTTGATGAAAAGAAGCTGCTACCGGCAAGAAATCTTCATTGCCTGATCACATTCAAACCCAATAAAATGTAAATCAAATTAGgcataatctaaatttttaaccaaattaacATCCATAGTTTGACAAATCTACACTCTTTTACACTTGCACTTAAGGCTTCATCTGAATCAAGTTGTCTTGTCTTAATTTCGAAAATTAGTtcaatttggctcaaattcacTTAAGTCAAACTTAGATTAATACTCATTAAAAGTGTATGCAATATgatctttaaattaattatattataataaagcaTAAAGCATgcatgtatataaattatattttaacacaaaggaaaaattatcaatataataatacttcatacactaataacatatattaatacaaatataaatattgatatattattatataattaattaattttaaaataaaaataaaataatatttaatccaaTAATAATACGATAACATTGGTACCCATGTTTATACCCCGTATTACTCTTGTTAACATCTATAAATCTATCAAAAATACGGAGAAGAGAATCttctaaattaaacaaaaatgtacTCGATAATAAggtcaaagaaagaaaagctgAAATCTCTGCACTACTTCGTACCTGAAGAAGCTCCAGGCTTGTTAGTGCTTTTAACAGTTCTATACATCTGCAACCCAAAAAATGAGACAAATGAACAAACaagcaaataaaaatttcaaaaatatttttaaagatgagaataaatatctataaataataatttatgtacaaataattgattattaacaaataaaagtggattcaaattgaattaatttaaatttgaattcatatttaatatgaataaatcaaACTCTATTAGAGCTTTAGTTCGGATCATTTATCTCTATAATcatactatttatcttattaataatactatttattctatcaaaattttttttaaaatattatatactaGCTTAAACAAGGATATGATatacatttaattcaaatacaaattgaTCCCTATTTAGACTGCAACCCCCCTTTTACTGTACAACAGCTTATGCAAGATCAAACTATAGATATAGGTTTGAGCCTTCAGACTTAATTTCGCTTATGTAAACACAGGGATTTTTGTGTTTGACTTGTCTATATTACCCGCGAGGGTGGCTGAATCTGCCGTTTGGTAAGGACAGTAATTGCTTGCATTATTGAGCAATGATgccatttttctctctctctctttcaaaaGTTAAAGTTGTCATTTATCTATCTATCTCACAACTACTGAACACACTCACTGTTCATTCTTTCACTCATTGGTTTCTGTGCCCCATCCTAGTAGTGGTCATCTTCTTCATCCATTCTTAACAATTTCAAGAGAAGAAAATACAGTTCCAAATTCAACTACCCTTTTACGAATATATACAAATGAGTCGAATGATTCAGTCTGTGGTTCAATTCAAACAAGTTTGTCATAGAGATTCGAGAGATGATTCTAGGGTTTACCTGTAAATGGCTTTTAACATGAGCTAGAGTTAGATCTTTGACATCCATGAACTCAAGAACCGACTTTGGAGTTGCCCCTATGAAGAAGATAAACTTACCGagattagagagaaaaaaaattgtatagcAAAAGATCacgaagaaaagagaaaaaagaacaagaaataaGAGATTTACTTTCATGGCCGCCGAGGAGCTCAACTGCATGAACAAAACGAGCATGAAGAGAGCTAGTCCAACGCATTCTTGGAGCCCTCATGTTCCTCTTGTTGTTTTGATGAAGCTTATTTGGGATAAATCTTGATCTGATCTTGCAATTCCACAACTCCGAAGAACCAACTCCATACTGAAACTCTGGTGCAGCAGCTCCCAGGATTGATCTATATGCTCCGAGAGATGGGCtcaaattaatattgttatCTCGCGCGCTGAGGATAGAAGAAGgtaaagatgatgaagaagaagaagaagaagaagaatatgggATTTGATAGATTCGGAACTTATTAGGCTCCAGTGGCCTTTGAGCTTCGAAATATGGCAAGTTGTATAGTGGAATCCCTTTGATGGGTTTGACCCCTGAAACATCCAGGAGAGAGATGCCATGATTAAGATGGTTCATTTGGGaaggatgaagaagaagaggattATTGTGATCGTTTCCAGGTCCAAgtatgcttcttcttcttctccaggGGCTCTCGGCCTCGAGGTCGAAGGCGGCAGGATTGACTAGAGAAAGCTCAGTGTCTGCAGCTACTGCTGCTGCTGCTTGCTCAGGAGCTTTAATGGAGGTATCATCACTGTGAGATTTTAGGTCATTTCTCCAAATATCAAAGGTTgaaccttcttcttcttcttctgcttcatTTGTTGCAGTACAAATTGAAGAAGGAGCACTGTTTGGAGGTCTTATCTGTAAAGAAAGATCAGGAATTTGActgaaagaagaagatgatgatgattcaTGAAGCCAGCCTTCTCTAGACATACTTTAAAAACTCTCAAAAACCCCCTgaagaaaaaacctaaaaagAGATATATGGTGGTGGAAAGCTTAGGAACTTGGCTCAAAATGATGATTCATAAAACCATTCATCTTGTGgtgtaaatttgaaaactttgaaaacCTCCCtcaagaaaaaactaaaaagagtggtgtaaagagaagaaaatatgataaaaatgaatCAAGAAGcagaattatttttaaaaattctctAAAATCCCCTCaagaaaaccctaaaaagaTTGGCAACTgacaaagaggaagaagagaaaagattttCTAGTTCAAGAAACAAACAtcttgaaagagagagagatatgTGGTGGtgcaaaagataaaataaaaaagagtatTGACAGAATTGTGGAAgcaaagagaagagagaagttCAAGATAGAGAAGggatttggatttttttttaattttaattttaattttgattttgatttattgcAACTATCTCGAGAGTATTTAAATGAAAAGGACACTTCAACAAAGGGTGTGTCTTTGTATCACTTTAAAACTCTCTCTGAATCTCATCATCTCTCCTTTTCTCCACAAGTCAATTAGCTATCGTGAATATATACACGCAAATTGCAAAAGGGTTAATTGTTTGGTTAGCATAACTTGTTCCCCTGTACAGAACGGGTTAAAATTCAAAGTAATACtacatattttaacaataaatataaatatatgtacaatatttatatgttactatataatttagtattatattagctttaatttaaaatcatttaatcacatgataatatatcaatttttatacttgtttttaTATTCATTGATAGTATATAAAgtatcattataaaatttaacaaagagAGATACATAGAAAACACAAGCCATAGGAATATCATTTTCCCCACTCTCTTATGCATAATGTGTTTCTAAGTCAAGACATTTTGAGATTTCCATGGTTAGAACTTGGtaatttcatgaaaaagaaaactctattgcaaaaaaaaaatgtaagaataaccctagggggcgtttggtttgggtaatgtttgattactaaaatagaaagattaccttgaagataaattacttagaagattactgggtataaatcattactatgtttgataaaatttgataggtataaataattattgtgtttggttaaaggtaataaaatattactagtaaattattttgcttaaatgcctttaaatataattatttttaaatattttttattttatttgtcatattaattaaaaataaatttatttttatctcaaaaaattaataaataataatttttctataataaactcaagattacttcagtaattttttaatacctaaggtgaaggtggtaatcagattaccacctatattacctgccatgtcagcattggtaatagaagattactgtaatattttattactgataaaccaaacaagggaataaaagatagattaccaaggtaaacTTAAAAACCGTCAACCAAACGCATTCTTAGTGTTGTTGGTAATGACACTTGATATTTCGACTCTCAAGTTAGTATTTTCCAAAGTGTTTTCATTATCTTTGGATTTGGACattttttattcactttttcaaataaaattaagtaaataggTTTAGTTTAGTACAATTAAGTAAACGGTTTTACTAACTAATTCAATGATAAAGTgttaaatttcttcttgtttataGTTAAAATGAAACTTTTAAGGTTATGATCACAATCAGAAACAGTTCCTTAATACATTTGCTTATGATGAATGGATTTCTTGATTTAAATGCTTACTTTATGGTGAGAGATTGGATTAttttaggcttttttttttttttttaagctcactTAATTTGAGCATTAGGTATAGagagaagaaattctacaacaaaacaaaaagtcCACGTTATTTCTAATATTGTGACCAATAATAACCCTTCCACGTTTAATTTAGCATTAAATAAtcataacaataatattttataaactaacaataaGTATAATCATGAGtataaacacatattttttatcatataattgaataattttaaattaaaaataaataatattaatcatataataacacatcaataTTTGTATCTTTTTTATACACGCTACTAACGCACATAATATTGCTTTAATCACAATAGCCTTTGGATGGTTAATTCAATGCGAAATTTACAATGATATTTCTAAAAGTTATCTTATAACAGTTCATAGGAATTTTTTTTGGAGCTAGGATTACTATCTTTTTTTGGATTCATGGGAACATATCATTAATGGGGTTTTGGGCACAATACTTAATTGAATGTACAAGGTAGATATTAGAAGTTActaagtattatttaatttaattaaaaaataaaaataacaattttttaaaagaaaccCAATTCTTAATTATTGTGTACAATgaataaacatagaaaaaacatttacataatttgtatacagATGATCAATGACATGTCATTAAATGAGTGAATATTTTTGCATAATCATATAACGACACGTCATTAATAGTGTACAAATTAGTTGTTACCAATAAACAATAATTGacacaattttaaattttattttaaaagtttattgaatatttgtctttcaatattcatcaatattattttatgataaaaatagaCACTTGCAAGAGAACTAAATATggacatttgttttttttttttttcttaatcttaATCATTACAAACAAAGTGTTATCatgaaactaaataatttaaaattaaaaaattaactattaaattatataattatataatattatgttaatttatttatattcgttattattacttataaaagaaatatacaTGCATCGGCCgagatattatatatacaatattaatatatactgtttatattatgttacaaagacaaagaagataaaattgtcTAAAGCATTCTCTTGATTGACATATCATAAAgaatataaatcaataatattaaatttgaattatattttttctctatatttatgagctaactttaaaatgttctacatatatatatatacacacacacacgaaTCCAAGGATGTACCCACAAATGATTTTGCAATCGAGTGCTTTATGATTGAGAGAAAGAGATAACTTTATTTATTCACCAACATCAATTAATTCTTTTCATTCTGAAACCCAAAAAGAAAGGCTGGAGCCTGGAGGAACAACAAAGAAAagccttattattattacagACTTTTGTGTCTTTGCTTTATCATGAAAAATCCATTCAATTCGATGTCGTTTTTTCCTTTgcccttcttttcttttctttcttttgttttttttgactttttgacttTCTTCTTTTGCTAGTGCATCTACCCCTTTGATGTTTGATGGACTACCAACAACCCTCTTATTGTTTTCGAAATagcaaaaattttaatgtaattaagtTTTAAGCTAAATGGTTGGAGGGTAATTAGATGAATATTCATCTTTATAATAGTGTAGGGTCAGATTCAATCCATACAATACCTAAACAAAATTTGGTTCAAGATGAGCTTGAATTTAAAAGAGTTTATTTGAAATTAGTTTAAGATTGACGAGGTTAGatttaaactcgatttaaaaataatttaattttaaattaaattataatttatttgaacttgaacattcaaatcgatttgaatttgattcgtttatgaaaaataaattcaatctttgactcaaatttaaattatttgatttaatctcaaattcgaaCCTGAacaattcaaataaagtttAGTCTTATAATAgtataaaaacatatttgatTTGGTTCATGTATCAACTAAAAGAGTTTATGTAAAGTAAtaagtattttaaatatgtttttcaaGTCTTTTAGTTACATTTTTAAagtgtaaaaataatttaaataaattaatttataatttataagatttgaatttctttcaaaaactcTATTTAACTTATCTTTagtattgaaatttcaaaaatactcaatatatattttttttatgtatatttcaCTTTATCTATCttgtatattataataaactctTCTTTTACAAGATTTTACTCCAATAAATTGTGTGAGGAAGcttgttatttaaaaaactttacaGAATTTTGTCAGTTGACAAAACTTTGAGGAGTTAATGgaacttttctttcttctttctttctttcacctCGCAATTCGAGGAGAAAGGGTGAGTGAGAGTGAGAAAGGACCACTTCCAATTTAAGGAGTTGCAACTTACAAGTGAATGCGAAGATCCCAATTCCCAATTTCCAAATTCCAATTTCCAAGTCCCAATTCCATTCACATTTCTCTATTCAGCTCTTTAATGATTTAGGTCCCACATGTATGCATGCCATAGCATGCCTCATTTTTGTCCGGGTTAAAATTTCTACCACAACTTGAtttcaaaactttgaaaattcttgatttaaatcaattgaaatgatgcctaagttttattaaaagaaaaaacaaaaattattaaaaaaaatatatataaagactatcattaaagagaaaaaaagtcgagttaaaaaaaaaacaactattAAGAAAAAGAGTTTTAAAACGATGATATAAACTAAcctttaaatttgagttaaaatgttaagttaaaaattttagtttgaatttgatttattttagtcaaagatgaatttgattcgttttagttaaataagaatcaaatttgaactaactcaattcaaatttatttttaaatataatgaacaatgatcattttaccaatataatataatgtctTAACTAAATATGTACTAATagatattaatattgatatataatttaattatttattttatatataatttaaaattatttaattaaataataatatttaattttcaaagtcaTGTAGTCGGCAAATTCTGTGAAAAAGAGGTAACCTTACGCAAGTGCGACAGCATATTACTTAATTGATGAAATGTAATATTATGACTGAGTTTTCACATCACTTTGTCACATGGATTATTGATATTAGATGTAGACATTTGCCttgcaataaataaattaaattttatgtcttttttaaattataataaaataaataaaagcttTATCATCGTGGTTCAAACTTCCCTTTCCCAGAAAATAAAAGGGCTTTCACAAAAATGCTTCTTCTACAGTCAATTGATGGGTTACATCACACCATGTGGgctcaattttatattttataataaaatttctgattatactaaaatttatttagatagtgaatttacatatttattttattatttttaatacactTAATAGAGATGAGCATGCTTATAAATTACACGCGTAATCATGGGGTAACTatgagataaatttaattcaaattacttAAACTTGAATTACCTTACTTGATTTGAACTCTTTCACCATGTTGATGTCATTGTATTAGAAAATTTGACTCTtcgacaattttttattttctaatctGATAATAACAGTTTCTTTTTTGATAATACAAACAAACTAAacttgatattaaattaattttttaaatttaaattaaactcaaatcgatctttatttatatttaacttaactcaaatttatcccttatataaatatatattaagatttattAAAATAGTTGTGTATTAATTATGATTCAATTATGGAATTAAAAAATGggttaatgttttaaattttttaaaagtataaattattgacttatgaagtaaaataataaaaaatatattgaaaaataaaatttagaaattttgacATTATATTCATGAAGATGGAGGTGGAGACAATAGTGGCAATATCTGTCAAAGAAGTCAACATGTAAAAGGaatcaaagaatttttttaataatagagAGAATGTACAATTTGATGCAAagcaacaaaaatcaaaattttaatttgataataaataaataaataaataaaataaagaaagaaaaagaagcttTAATTATTTGTGAGAGAAAAGGAACAAAGACAGGTGAAATGTAATGAGAGGGGGAATCATAGGGAGATGTGtcaaaagttttataatttgaaaatgacaaattaaaatgtaaaataataataataataataataataataataaataataatgtaaacaGCATATATCGATTTCACACaacttttatatacatatttattaagtACTCTCCTATTTAAAAGTAGCGAAATCAATTgtctatataaaaataaatctcataAGTTAAGGTtggataataaatattaaagatatgtataaaattttaaagattatattatattaatatttttaagtatttaaattaataatatttcaaattcaaggggTCAACTAACCCTTATTAGCTTTTTTAAGGAATGTAATTGAGCGAGAAAGAGTAGCTTTTTATAATTTCGGTCATTTTCATGTtcttttaaatatgaaatttatattataaatatttgtgggataactttcttctttattctctatctttatgagataaaaattatttctttcttttcgtGATAGTACAATTATGATATGAGTGTATCATcctaaataattacataattattttttctttttct includes these proteins:
- the LOC123196304 gene encoding probable transcription factor KAN2 isoform X2, producing MSREGWLHESSSSSSFSQIPDLSLQIRPPNSAPSSICTATNEAEEEEEGSTFDIWRNDLKSHSDDTSIKAPEQAAAAVAADTELSLVNPAAFDLEAESPWRRRRSILGPGNDHNNPLLLHPSQMNHLNHGISLLDVSGVKPIKGIPLYNLPYFEAQRPLEPNKFRIYQIPYSSSSSSSSSSLPSSILSARDNNINLSPSLGAYRSILGAAAPEFQYGVGSSELWNCKIRSRFIPNKLHQNNKRNMRAPRMRWTSSLHARFVHAVELLGGHERATPKSVLEFMDVKDLTLAHVKSHLQMYRTVKSTNKPGASSGNEDFLPVAASFHQNDNCLFNNNGALNEPSREEWLQNSSSNLDEHRSETRISERQTPGFQSQGSTFSQASFVVQQNPSLEFSLGRSNCYGKEHD
- the LOC123196304 gene encoding probable transcription factor KAN2 isoform X1 encodes the protein MSREGWLHESSSSSSFSQIPDLSLQIRPPNSAPSSICTATNEAEEEEEGSTFDIWRNDLKSHSDDTSIKAPEQAAAAVAADTELSLVNPAAFDLEAESPWRRRRSILGPGNDHNNPLLLHPSQMNHLNHGISLLDVSGVKPIKGIPLYNLPYFEAQRPLEPNKFRIYQIPYSSSSSSSSSSLPSSILSARDNNINLSPSLGAYRSILGAAAPEFQYGVGSSELWNCKIRSRFIPNKLHQNNKRNMRAPRMRWTSSLHARFVHAVELLGGHERATPKSVLEFMDVKDLTLAHVKSHLQMYRTVKSTNKPGASSGNEDFLPVAASFHQNDNCLFNNNGALNEPSSREEWLQNSSSNLDEHRSETRISERQTPGFQSQGSTFSQASFVVQQNPSLEFSLGRSNCYGKEHD